The proteins below are encoded in one region of Pseudomonadota bacterium:
- a CDS encoding gas vesicle protein K, with protein sequence MINKRDKVTLVDVLDKVLEKGAVINGDMVIRVADVDLVFLGLRLILTSVSKAEELSGRSPGSPERELTEEDRAYIEKLQKEIKKAEENIPRLINADSPRETEQGLAKLILTIVELIRKLMEKEAFRRVKKGSLSPVEIQKLGLSLKAVKKKMQEIQAIFGIEDEELNLNLGPLGDLM encoded by the coding sequence ATGATAAATAAACGTGATAAGGTGACGCTGGTTGATGTGCTGGACAAAGTCCTGGAAAAAGGGGCGGTGATCAACGGCGACATGGTGATAAGGGTAGCCGATGTAGACCTTGTGTTTCTGGGGTTGAGGCTTATCCTCACCTCAGTTTCCAAGGCTGAGGAGTTGTCCGGGAGAAGCCCCGGTAGCCCCGAAAGGGAATTGACCGAAGAAGACAGGGCTTATATCGAGAAATTACAGAAAGAGATAAAAAAGGCTGAAGAAAATATCCCCAGGCTTATAAACGCAGACAGTCCAAGGGAAACAGAGCAGGGCCTGGCAAAGCTCATTTTAACTATTGTCGAGTTGATAAGAAAGCTTATGGAGAAGGAGGCATTTAGACGGGTAAAGAAAGGGTCGCTTTCTCCGGTAGAGATTCAAAAGCTCGGATTAAGCCTGAAGGCGGTAAAGAAGAAGATGCAGGAAATCCAGGCAATCTTTGGTATTGAAGATGAGGAACTGAACCTGAACCTCGGCCCGTTGGGAGATTTGATGTGA
- a CDS encoding gas vesicle protein GvpG — MFIVDDIVLSPLKGLIWLSEKINDMVQREMSDEGLIKERLMELQLRFELDEIDEEAYTRQEKELLERLDAIHGEEDATPTYRGT; from the coding sequence ATGTTTATTGTAGATGACATAGTTCTTTCACCGTTAAAAGGTCTTATCTGGCTGAGCGAGAAGATCAACGATATGGTTCAAAGAGAGATGTCGGATGAGGGGCTTATAAAAGAACGGCTCATGGAATTGCAGTTACGCTTTGAACTGGATGAGATAGATGAAGAGGCATATACGAGACAGGAAAAGGAACTTCTTGAACGGTTAGATGCAATTCACGGAGAGGAAGATGCGACCCCGACTTACCGTGGGACGTAG
- a CDS encoding GvpL/GvpF family gas vesicle protein gives MEEGIYIYCIIESKGPLSFGAIGIGGRGDDVYTLSFQDLGAVVSKSPVKKYPVARENLIPHERVIEEVMEAHTVLPVRFCTIAKDEEKVKKILEKEYDSFKALLESLENKKELGIKAIFKEDAVYRHILEQNDEIRKLKDKLTGLPPEKTHYQRMEIGKMVEVALQEERESCKDSILSLLSPLAIETKTNPAYGEMMILNAAFLVHEKDESMFDTRVNELAESRGDMVRFKYVGKIPPFNFVNLTIRTEEY, from the coding sequence ATGGAAGAAGGCATATACATATACTGCATAATCGAGTCAAAGGGACCTCTGTCGTTTGGCGCCATAGGCATCGGCGGCAGGGGTGACGATGTATACACCCTGTCCTTTCAAGATCTCGGGGCTGTAGTGAGCAAATCGCCTGTCAAAAAATATCCTGTTGCCCGTGAGAATCTGATTCCCCATGAACGGGTCATCGAAGAGGTAATGGAAGCCCACACGGTTTTGCCGGTCAGGTTCTGCACGATTGCAAAGGATGAAGAGAAGGTGAAAAAGATCCTTGAAAAGGAATACGACAGTTTTAAGGCATTATTGGAGAGCCTGGAGAACAAGAAAGAGCTTGGAATCAAGGCCATCTTTAAGGAAGATGCGGTTTACAGGCATATCCTCGAACAAAACGACGAAATCAGGAAGCTCAAGGATAAATTAACGGGTTTGCCTCCTGAAAAGACGCACTATCAGCGTATGGAAATAGGAAAGATGGTCGAGGTTGCTCTTCAGGAGGAGCGGGAATCATGCAAGGATTCCATCTTGAGCCTGTTGTCTCCTCTGGCAATAGAAACAAAAACAAATCCGGCATACGGTGAGATGATGATACTCAATGCCGCATTTCTTGTACACGAGAAGGATGAATCCATGTTTGATACAAGGGTCAACGAGCTTGCAGAGTCAAGAGGCGATATGGTCAGGTTCAAATACGTGGGAAAGATACCCCCCTTTAATTTTGTGAATCTGACGATCAGGACGGAGGAGTATTGA
- a CDS encoding gas vesicle protein has protein sequence MAEQMMHATQATNLADILERVLDKGIVIAGDIQIRIADIELLTIKIRLLIASVDKAMEMGINWWQQDPYLSDGKKAKAVEDETKELKKRIKRLEVRVK, from the coding sequence ATGGCTGAACAGATGATGCATGCAACACAGGCTACCAATCTTGCCGATATACTGGAGAGGGTGCTGGACAAAGGGATTGTTATTGCGGGGGACATCCAGATAAGGATTGCCGACATTGAACTTTTAACCATCAAGATAAGGCTGCTCATCGCATCTGTTGATAAGGCGATGGAGATGGGGATCAACTGGTGGCAGCAGGACCCTTATTTATCTGACGGTAAAAAGGCAAAAGCTGTTGAGGATGAGACAAAAGAATTGAAAAAGAGGATTAAGCGATTGGAAGTAAGGGTGAAATAA
- a CDS encoding GvpL/GvpF family gas vesicle protein yields the protein MNGLYLYCIREKTEDTSGFHTRGIDGKREVFTIIHRELEAVISRVSLLKFTSEEIQKKAVEDLNWIKEKAVIHEDVIEEAMRGANGFVNVIPMRFGIIFKDKTGLKETLDRDHAKMRRLLNKIRGKQEWSAKIYLMDSERFELMVKEKNEDIRLKEQEMASMPEGMAYFMEEELKETIRNEANKELDAMLDNLFGKLGEEAAESVKTKILDREMTGKTERMVLNAAFLVHADKVDSFRKALEGIDEDLKAKGLHLEYSGPWPPFNFTNGGNP from the coding sequence ATGAATGGGTTATACCTTTACTGCATAAGAGAAAAAACCGAAGACACTTCGGGATTCCACACAAGGGGCATTGATGGAAAAAGAGAGGTATTTACCATCATTCACCGCGAACTGGAGGCCGTTATCAGCAGGGTTTCCTTATTAAAATTTACATCCGAAGAAATACAGAAGAAAGCCGTAGAGGACCTTAATTGGATTAAGGAAAAGGCCGTGATCCATGAAGACGTTATCGAAGAAGCCATGAGAGGGGCCAACGGGTTTGTGAATGTGATTCCCATGAGATTCGGCATCATTTTTAAGGATAAGACAGGACTGAAAGAAACCCTTGACAGGGACCATGCAAAGATGAGGCGGCTGTTGAATAAGATTCGGGGGAAACAGGAATGGAGTGCGAAGATATACCTCATGGATAGTGAAAGGTTTGAATTGATGGTTAAAGAAAAAAATGAAGACATACGGTTGAAAGAGCAGGAAATGGCTTCAATGCCGGAAGGCATGGCCTATTTTATGGAAGAAGAGTTGAAAGAGACTATTCGCAATGAAGCAAACAAAGAGTTGGACGCCATGTTAGATAACCTCTTCGGAAAACTGGGGGAAGAAGCAGCAGAATCAGTAAAAACAAAGATTCTTGACAGGGAGATGACAGGCAAAACAGAAAGAATGGTCCTCAATGCAGCCTTTTTAGTCCACGCAGATAAGGTTGATTCATTCAGGAAAGCGCTTGAGGGCATAGATGAGGACCTTAAAGCAAAAGGACTCCACCTTGAATACAGCGGCCCCTGGCCCCCTTTTAATTTTACAAACGGAGGTAACCCTTGA